A region of the Desulfobacter postgatei 2ac9 genome:
TCATTTCAGTTTTAGGTCTGTGGGGCCGTCATCATTGTCAAACCATTTAATTTCAACCGAAAATAGAATACAAAATCTTGATAATTTCTTTTATGGTCAATAGTTTTTTATTCAATTTTTGGGCCTGCTGAAATTGACCGGAATGCTTTAGACACCCCAGGTTAAACGTATACAAATTTAAAAGGGTTTGCAAGTCTTAGCGCTTGTTGGGTGGGGAAAAATTTGAACAAAGCTCACACCTAATGATTCGGGGGAGAGCGAATTTTCAAAATTCCCCAGAGATGATACAATTTTTTGTGTGAAATGGTTCATGGCCCCTGATTTTTCCCTCGCATAAAATGACCGACCCGGGAACGTGTCCGGTAATATCTACAGTCATCCCAATCCCCAGGCAGACAGTAAAATTACAATTTGCCTTTGAGCATGTCGCCAAGCCCGGCAAAAGGATTGGTGGTGCCCCAGGAGTCTGAGGTGCTCCCGGCCACTTCATCGGAATAGGCATCGGCGACCTGGTCCCGGCAATGTTCGTTGTCGTGGCAATAGATACACAGTAATTCCCAGTTGCTCCCATCAGGCGGGTTGTTGTCGTGGTTATGGTCTTTATGGTGAATAGTGAGTTCCTTGACTCGTTTGCCTTCAAACTCACGGCCACAATGGGCACAGACCCAGGGGAACATCTTAAGTGCACGCTCCCTGTAACCGGCCTGTCGGGACTGTTGCTCTTCCAATACTTTCTGAATATGGTTTTCTTTTTTGTTTGCCATATAATCTACTCCTGTTTTTTTAATTGGTGCTTGAAGGAAAATTGCCACCCCCCTTTCGTTGATAATGACAATTTTGATTTAAAAAATAATCTCAGGTCTCCCGTTAAATTGTTCGCAACTATTATTTTACCACATATACAGAACGTGCGAGAGACCAGTATAATTTTCACCATCCCATGCTTAAACGGTTGGATAATAATCTCTATTGAGCGTCAGAATCAATTTTATCCGTTATTGAATTGATTTTTGAAGACTGCGAACTATTTAATATATTTTTTACCCAACTATATCTATCAGGATCATTCTTATACAAAAATTTAGCCAAATCCTTACGTTTAGATTTGTCGGATCGCATCAAGATACTGCGGAGATCATCATCTATTAATTTTTGAGGAGCACCAAGCTTTCTGGCCTTTTCATACCATGATTGTCCTTCTTCATATTTGCCAAGCTCCATATTGACAGCTCCTAAAAGAGTACAAGGTCGAAAATTATTTGGTGTAAGAATATGGGCTTGATTTCCAAAAGACAAAGCTTCATCAAATTCTTTTAAATCTCTTTTCACTCCTCCGAAAGTCGTTTTGAACGCGGAGTTTACTTTTTTTGTTTTTAAAATTGTATCATTGATCTTCTCCAAAAACGTGTTTGCTTTTTTTGATTGACCGCACTTTCGAAAGTGGCTGCTTGCATTTATTGCATCCCAAGGGTTTTTCGTTTTTTTGAATTCCATTGAAAAAAAATCTGCTTCATTTTTATGATATTTTTCTCGAAGTCTATGAGTGTAGTACCCATAGTAGTTCCCTTTCCGAGCTATCATAAGCCATATGATTTCCTTTTGATCAAGTCTTGAACCCTGGTCTACTTTTTCAATGATGGTTTTCAATTTTTGGTAATCAGCCTTCTCGACTGATGACACAGGCAAATCATACTTTTGAAATAATCTTTTGACTAATGTTCGTTTTCTATTTTTTTCAGCCTTTATTGTTTCTTGCTTAACCCTTTTTTTTTGTTCAGATCGGGCATTTTCCAAATATTCATCAAATGAAAGTTGTTTACAAGCATATCTTAATAGACTCTTGAGTTTAGCCTTTTCTAAATATTCTTTTGTTATTTCAGGTATAAAATCCGGAGCCAATTCTAAGCGGCGAATTAGGTTAGAAAGGAAAGTTCCAGGTTTTGAGGAATCAGTCAAATCTTCAAGACAGTATTTAACTGCTAATGCTTTTAATTGGTTTTTATCCATTTTATGTCTATAAATCCTTAGTTATCGTGCTTGCACCATGCCCTTAAAATCTGTGTGTTCTCCAGGAACATTGGAGCTTAAACATTCCCTGTAGAAAATTGCAACAGTCAATTTTATGCCCTGTTAAATTGCCTTTTCCCTGATTTAAAGAATCATGAGCCATGCTATTTGCAGCTCGCAGGTATCGGTGAAGGCTATGGCATAACGGTATTGGAAAGCTTCCATGGGTACGAATCATACTGAACCGGGTAGTGACTGTTTGATTTTTTTTGCTCCTTTTTCAGGCTGGGAGGCTGCCTGAGCAGCCGATTCAGTCCCTTTCAGCAAAACCTCGTATGCTTTCCAAGATCGCCGTTCGGCCTGGCTTTAGACCGGTTTGCTTTGCCTGCAAAACCTTACAACCACTATTATTTTATACGCATTTTTATATGATTTTTATCGCGTTGTTTTATTTTTGATATTCAAATAAACACTTTTAATATAAACCAAATGCAAAACATCGCATTTTTATCGTGGTTAGGGTTTTTAAATGGGCCGAAGCGAATAGAAAATGGATAAAATTACCGAAAAAATAAAAGTCAGACCTGAAAATTCACACTCCCCTGGTATTCAGGTCAGGAGTATTCTATTTGTTTCCGCGCCTTACCAATTGCCGGGACTCAAAGCGGATATTCACCCATCCCCCTGGAAGATCACCTACGCTGTTTCCATGGAAGAGGCTGCCGCACTGCTCGGCAAGGCAGATTTTAACCTCGTTTTCATTGAAATGCAGACTCTGGATCACAAAACAGAGATCACGATACAGCACCTCAAGGGACTTTGCCCCGGCCTGCCGGTCATTCTTCTGGCGCCACCGGGCCACTGCAAAAACCGGTCTTTGGAACGGGATGCGGATCACATCTTTATCTGGTCCGGGACACCTGAGGTTTTCCATGCCATGGTCCGCTTCATTGAGGACCAGCGCTGCAAGGATACCACCCGCCGTGCAGTTCTACTGGTGGAGGACAGCCTTGAATACGCCTCGTTTTTCCTTCCCGCGGTATACAAAGGCATAGATACGGCTTTTCCGGGGGCCAGGCCTCCCAGGCTTGTCCTGGCCGGGTCTCATGAAACAGCCATGGCCCGGTTCCGTGAATTGGGAAACCGCCTTGAATGTGTCCTTTCCGATACCCGGCTTCCCTGGCAGGGAAGAGAAGCGTCCGGGGCCGGGATTGACATCCTGTCAACCATTCACAGGGAAATGCCCGAACTTCCCATTATGCTCATGAGTGCGGAATCTGCAAACAAAACAAGGGCGGAAAGCATCCCGGCGCCTTTTTTGGATAAAAATGCCAAACATCTGGGCCCCAACCTCCATGAGTTTTTCCGCAGCCTGACAGCGAACCGCCCGGTTGGGGGGCGAAACACCCTTCCCAAAGACCCGTATCCTGTGCAAACATGCCCTGCCGGGTTTACCAGAATCGGAAACGGATCCATCGGTGGTAAGGCCAGGGGCCTGGCCTTTCTGGCCCAGACCCTTAACCGCCGTCCCGACCTTGTAGCTGTCTATTCGGAAATGACCGTCAACATCCCTGATTCTCTGATCCTCTGCACAGACATTTTTGAGGATTTTGTCCGTGACAACGGATTGGCAAGATTTACCGGCCGCCCCCTGGCGGATCTGGTCCAGGCATTCATTGACGCCCCTTTGACCGGGGAGGTGCTCGGGCATTTGCAAACCTATCTGGCCGGTACGTGTGCCCCTCTGGCAGTTCGCTCCTCCAGCCTTCTGGAAGATGCCGTGACCCATCCCTGCGCCGGGTTGTACAAAACTTACATGATCCCCAACAACCATGCCGACCCTGATCTCCGGTTGTCCCATCTTGCGACCGCAGTCAAGCTGGTCTATGCCTCTGCATACTATAAAAATGCGAGGGCTTTTATACGCAGCACAACGACTCACCCCTTCAGGGACAGTATGGCCGTTATGATCCAGGAAACAGCCGGCAGCCGGCACGGAGATTTTTTCTACCCGGCCATTTCGGGCACGGCCCATTCCTTGAATTTTTACCCTGCGGCCAATGCCAAAGCCGATGAGGGTGTCTTGAACCTGGCACTGGGTTTAGGCCATACCCTGGCCCAGGGGGAGCAGAGTTTCAGGGTTTTCCCCAAGCATCCCCAGGCCACGCCCCAATTTTCCGGAACCCGTGATTTTCTGGAAAAAACACAAAATCGTTTTTATGCACTCAGAATGACAGGCTACCCCGAGACCCTGTGCTTCGGGATTTGTTCCAACCTGGAACGTCGGGATCTGTCCCAGGCTTTAAATGAGGCCCCGGTCAAAACCCTGGCCTCCACCTATATGCCTTTAGAGGACCGAATTCGAGATACTTGGTACTGTCGAGGCCCTAAAGTGATCACTTTTGCCCAGGTTCTGAAATACGGGGCCCCGCCCCTTACCGCCCTGGTGAACGATCTCATGACAGCTTTGGCTCATGCTGCCGGCGGCCCAATAGAGCTGGAGTTTACCGCCGACCTCCCGGACAGATCAGGCGGACCCTGGAAAATTTCCCTGCTCCAGGTCCGGCCCATGTCAAGTCCACGGGACACCAGCCTGATCACCAGAGCAGATCTTGACGAAGCCGTCTGCGTCTCCACCTCGGCTCTGGGAAACGGCACCCTGGACACCATCCGGGACATCATCTATGTCAACCCGGAAGTTTTTGAGGGGGGTAAGACCCCGGATATGGCACAGCAGATCAGCCGCATTAATGCGGAACTGGCCAAAACCAACCGCCGGTTTCTGCTGGCCGGTCCGGGGCGATGGGGGTCATCGGATCCTTGGCTGGGCATCCCTGTGGACTGGCAGCAGATCTCCGGTGCCGGTGCCATCGTGGAAATCCGGGACGGCACCATCCATGCCGATGCCTCATGGGGCTCCCATTTTTTTAACACCATCACTGCCCACGGTGTTCCCTATATCACCGTGAATTCGGGAACTTGCGACCGCATCGACTTGGAAAACCTGGCCGGCTGCCGCACTGTCCGGGATGAGGGATTCATCCGTCACATGCGCTTGAATCGTCCCCTGCTGATTAAAATCGATGGAAAACATTCCCGCGGTGTCATCATTGACGCCGGAAAAGCAGACAATGACATACAGGATCAATGAGTTCCCCCTCCGCTGATTTTTTTACGGATAATACCTAACAATTCGATCTCATTAATTCAATTTACAATACTCACATTTCAAAGGAAAGGTAGACCATGTCAGAAGAACTGAATAAAATCATTGCCAAAGACCCCGATCAGAAAGAGTTCCACCAGGCCGTCCGGGAAGTGCTCGAAAGCGTACAGCCCGTGCTGGACCGGAACATCGAATACCGCAAAGCCAAAATTATAGAGCGCCTGGCCGAGCCTGAACGGGTGGTTATGTTCCGGGTGCCCTGGATGGACGACACCGGAACAGTCCAGATTAACCGCGGTTACCGCATCGGAATGAATTCGGCTATCGGTCCCTACAAGGGCGGGCTGCGTTTCCACCCTTCGGTGAATTTGTCCATACTCAAATTTCTGGCTTTTGAGCAGGTTTTTAAAAATGCCCTGACCACCCTGCCAATAGGCGGCGGCAAAGGCGGGTCAGACTTTGACCCCAAAGGAAAATCCGACAATGAAGTCATGCGCTTCTGCCAGTCTTTCATGTCCGAACTTTACCGCCACATCGGCCCCAACACCGACGTACCCGCCGGGGATATCGGCGTGGGCGGCAGGGAAATCGGTTATCTTTTCGGACAGTATAAACGACTGACCAATGAATTCTCATCGGTGCTCACCGGCAAGGGCCTGGACTGGGGCGGCAGCCTCATCCGGCCCGAAGCCACGGGCTACGGTGCGGTCTACTTTGCAGCTGAAATGCTGGCCACCCGCAATGGCAGCATGGAAGGCAAAACCTGTCTGGTTTCCGGCTCCGGTAACGTGGCCCAGTACACCGTGGAAAAAATTCTGGACCTGGGGGGGAAAGTTGTGACCCTGTCGGACTCCTCCGGGTTCATCTACGACGAAACAGGTATTGACCGGGAAAAACTGGCCTGGGTCATGGAGTTGAAAGAGGTCAGGCGGGGTCGAATCAAGGAATACGCGGAAAAATATCCGGAAGCGGTATACACTGAAACAGATGCTGCCCTGGATTACAATCCCTTGTGGAACATCAAGGCCGACTGCGCCTTCCCCTCTGCGACCCAGAACGAAATTAACGCCAAGGATGGGCGTAACCTCATTGAAAACGGGGTCTTTTTAATCTCCGAAGGGGCCAACATGCCATCTACCCCGGAAGCAGTCGACCTTTTTGTGGAACGCAAAATTCTCTATGCCCCCGGTAAAGCGGCCAATGCCGGCGGAGTGGCCGTGTCCGGCCTGGAGATGTCACAAAACGCCGTACGTCGGGCCTGGACCCGGGAAAAGGTGGACCGGCGCCTGCATGCCATCATGCAATCCATTCATAAATCCTGCGTGGACGCCTGTGACGAATACGGCGAGAAGGGCAACTACGTGGCCGGGGCCAACATTGCCGGTTTTACAAAAGTGGTCAACGCCATGCTGGATCAGGGTCTTGTATAGCCCTTAAATTCCTGGTATATCACAATTTATATCAGTATCAGCCGCCCTGTCAGTATCGGGCGGCTGGAAAAATTTAGGAGGGAGGAAGTGGGGCATACTGTGGAGCAGCCAGATATCGAAAGCCTGGTCCGCCGCAACCGGGAGCTTGAACAATTGGAGCAGGAGCACCGGCGCATGGAGTTAATCTTCAAGCAGCAGGCCCATAATCTCCAGGAACGTATGAAGGAAATCAACTGCCTGTACGGTATTTCCAAGATCCTGGAACAGACCGGCCTCTCCCTGGAAGAGACCTTCCAGAAAGTGGTCAATATCATTCCTCCCTCCTGGCAGTACCCGGAGATCACATGCGCCCAGCTCCTCATCAATGACCAGAGTTTCCGAACCAAAAATTACAAAAACACCTTTTGGAAACAGCAGACCGAAATCATTGCCTACGGTGAACCCATGGGCATCCTTACGGTCTGTTACCTGGAAAAGCGCCCCGACCTTGACGAAGGCGCATTTCTGGCCGAAGAACGGTCGCTGATCAATGCTATAGCCGAACATCTCGGCCGGACGATAGAGCGGAAAATGGCGGAAAACGAACTGCGGGAATCCCGGCGCAAGCTCAAGGAACAGAACCAGCAGCTCAAGGAAAAAAATATTGCCTTGCGGGAAGTGATGAGCCAACTGCGTGAGGAAAAAGCCGATCTGGAAGAACGGGTTCTGGCCAATGTGGAAAATCTGCTGCTGCCCCTGGTCAAAAAAATGGGAGACCGGGGATCGCACTTGGATAAAGAATACCTGCGACTGCTGGAAGAAAACATCGCCCAGCTGACCTCTTCCTTTGGTTCCAAAATCGGTCACTTCAACCAACGCCTCACGCCCAGGGAAAGCGAAATCTGCAATATGATCCGCGCCGGCCTGGGCTCCAAGGAGATTGGAAAAATGCTCAACATCTCCTACCGCAGTGTGGAAACCTATAGAAACCACATCCGCAAAAAGTTGGGCATCACCAATAAAAAAATTAACCTGACATCTTACCTGTCCGGCCTGTAATCCGCATGGAGGAACACCCATGGGCAACCTGCTGCCCGACATCAGCCACTCCCCCCATATTATTGACCGCGCCGACGCACTCAACCTCAGCATCAGGATTCTCTACGAGGCGGTCATTGATCTTTCCGCCCAGGGTCTGATTACGGCCCATTGCATCAATATGGCCGCAGGTATCCTGCTCAATGATTTGGGGCTCCCCAGCTATTTTTTCGAAAATATCACCAAGGACTCCCTCAAGCAGATCCTATCCTCCATTGCCTCCAGTATCGCCGTCCAGGATGGCCGGGTCGTCCTGGTGGGACGGGTAGCCCACATCGACTTTGACCTGGGGCAGGGCAGTGAGGTCCAGCGGGTCCGCATCGCCACCCGGGAAACCCGGGACGCTATGGAAAAACTTATGGAAAACATGATATCCGGCCATCGCAGGGAATATTACTACAGCCTGGAAAATGAATACTACACCTATATTTTCCGGCCGGAGACGGTAAACGATTTCACCAAACATGAGTTTAAGGCATCTCCCTTTCTTTTCAACCTTGCCGGAGATTACACCGCAACCCCGGAATCCACCCGCATGCGGTATGAAGACTTTCTAAGGGATTGCAAGATATCGGTGACGCCCCTGGTGGAAGCCTTCAATCTGCCGGCCACTGCGGAAACCCGGATCATGTTCAACTCGGATTTCGCCACCCCCCAAATCCCAATTTTCCGGCAGTTACTCAAAGACCACGGCTTCAGCCTCATGCGGGCCTATTGGGAACCCTATTGGGGCGGCACCGATGTTCCCACGTCTATCTGCTCCATATATATCCGGGGAGAACTTTCACGGACCCAGGAAAATAAATTGATTCGGGACATTCAGGATTTTTTGGCCTTTGATGTGGGCCCTGTCACTAAACTTTATGTGGAAGGAAAGCTGACCTACAAGGAAATGCTTTTTGCCGGCAATGCAATTGATTTTGCACGGATATTCATCTTCTCGGAAAGCAAGGCCCAAAGTGATTCTGCCATTATGTCCCGCCTGGATGACAGGGCCTGTGAAGAGGCTTTTGCCGCCCGGATCCACGAGGCCGCCCGCGCCGCCTTTGACATCCGAACCATTGAGGCCGCTGTTACGGCCCACCCCGGCCTGCTTAAAGCCTTATATGAATTATTTGCCCTTCGTTTTGATCCGACCACGGCCTCGCTTCGGTCGATAGCGGATTTCACAAAACAACTTGAGACGTTCCATCAAATGTGCCGGAGCCGCCTCACAGAACACCCCACAGCGCTGCAGGTCTTCCGGTTCATGACAAAGCTTGTGACCAACTGCCAAAAGACCAATTTTTATACCCCGGGTAAACGGGCTTACAGCTTTCGCCTGGACAGCGGTATCCTGGACCCCCTGGTATATAATCGGCCTGTTTACGGGATTTTTTTTATCAACGGCCACTATGCTGCAGGCATCCACATGCGGTCTGCCGACATTGCCCGGGGCGGTCTGCGCCTGGTAACAGGTGGGGCTGCGGCCCACGAAAGGCAGATCGAAAATGCGGCTCTGCTCAGCTTTATCCTGGGGCCCCGGGACCGGCGGCTTAAGCATAAGGACATCTGCGAGGACGGCGCTGCAGGTGTAATCGTTCTCCATCCAATCTACTGTGAATATTCCAGGGATGCAGTGTTGGATTTCATCGAAGGTATCCTGGATATCACCCTCCCCAATGAACATGTAATGGATTATTACGGCCGCCCTGAAATACTTTTTTTCGAACCGGATCGGGGCACGGCAGGTCTCATGTATACCGTGGCCCTCCGGGCAAAGGAGCGGGGCTATCCCCACTGGCGGACCATTGCCACCGAAAAGGGCTGCGGTATCCTCCACGATAATTACGGTCTTCTGGACAACGGCAAGCTGTTCGCGCTGCTTCCGGCCGGGAACGGCCTCAGCGACCTGCAAGTCGATGGAAAGTCCCAGCTGGTCACCAAAGATCTGGAGAGAGTTAGGAAAAATATCAGTGGGAAAATTAAAACCCTGGGCATGACCACCACGGCTATGATGGCGGCATTCCGCACCCTGATCCACCACCATGATATCCGGGAAAAAGATCTTAATCTTATGGTCATCGGCGGACCCGGCGGCCGGTTGGCGGGAAATGAACTGATCTGCTGCCGGAGCCGGATTTGCCTGGCCATAGACAACGAAGGTGTCCTCTTTGATCCCACCGGCCTGGATCCAGGTGAATTGGAAAAATTGGTCTTAGCCGCCCGTACCGGCATCGCCGCGGGCACTATGGCCTTTCCTGCGGACATGCTATCCCCGGAGGGATTCAAGGTACCGGCGACGGCTGCGCGCATCTTTCTGCCCGACGGTACCGTGATCGAAGACAGTGCCCTTTTCCACCGGGCCTTTTTCTTTGATCCGGCAATGAGAGCCTACATTCGCAGGGCCGGCATCCGGGCCTGTCTGCCCTGCGGCGGATTCAAAGGTGGGGTCACCGGAAGAACCGTCACATCCTTTCTGAAAAATTTCAAGGAACTTGAATTCATCGTGGAAGGTGCCGGCCTTTTTTTCGACAACGACGCCCGGCGGTATATTGCGACAAACACCTGCATCCGTCACCTCAAGGATAGTACTGCCAACAAGGGCGGCCTATTCTCCTCAGTCATGGCCGAAGTCCTCCCGGGTTTCCTTCTTGGGGACCAATACGAGGGCGCCATACTTGAAGATTCTAAAGTGTGCGGTGCCCTGATTCGAGAGATTATAGGTCTTGTTGAAACCCATGCGGCAGCGGAAACAAAGATAATAATCAGCCGCAGTAAAGCAGACCCGTCCATTCCGCTTTTTGCCCAATCGGACAAGGCAGGGGAAGAGATCCTGGCCCTTCAGGAAACATTGCGAACCAGACTCAACACCATATTAAAGCAGAAAACCCTGGTCTGGAAAATATTGGCGGCATATATCCCCGAGACGTTGGTCAAACTAATCGGGAAAAAGCGGATCACAGATATCCTCAATACCGATCCCATGCAGGAATACCGGAACGCCATCATCACCAAAAAACTGGCGGCCACGGCCTTTTACCGGTTCGGCCTGGAATGGGAGAATTTTACGGCAAAGCTGGAAAAAGACTTTATAGGCACCGTGACAGATCTGGCAGCGCCTCTCTCTCATCAGAGCGCATGGCCGGTTTCAGCTGTGTCGCCCGGAGCGTTGCCGTAGTTGCCTTGGAGCAAGAAATTCTGGAAATCTATGAATAAGTCATAGGACCGGACCTGCTCTTGGGCTTGAATACACAAAACAATCATCACACTCAAGCTTACGCTATTTTTGGGGCCCAACTAAGCGCCTTGTTACATCAACCGGGGCCACGATCTGTTTTTCCTTGACCATGATGCTTTCAGTCTGCTGCCATGCTCCGGCATCAATAATACCGATTTTTGTCCCTTTGTCCGGTTTGATCAACGGACGGGTGGCTTCAAGTTGTTTTTGGCGGATATCGTCTTTGGTGCCTTTATTCTTTTTTTTGATTTGGGCTAAAACCTCGGCTTCGTTGGCCGGATCCAGGGCAAATTCCCAGGCCGACAGCAGCGCCGCCATAAAAGCATTTACCGTGTCCGGATGTTTTTCCATCATGGTGCCTGACGTCACGACCGAGTTGGCCACAAAGGATACGCCATAGTCCGCAGGGTTCAGGAATTTTACCTGCTCGCCTTCTGCGGCCAGCCTCTCTTTTAAGATAACCCCCTGGGAGTTGCGATATACCGGCCACACCTCAACTTCTTTTTTCAGAAACGGGGTAAAGTCAAACCTGACGCTGGAGATGCGGATATCTTTTAATGTAAGCTCTGCTTTGGCTAAAAGGGTGGTCATGATGGTTTCATCATTCCCCCCGAAGGTGACCCCGATATGTCGGCCCCTTAAATCTGAAAGGCCTTTGATTTCAAGCAGGTCCGACCGGTAGATCCACTGCATGGGGTTGACCTGGAACAGCTGGGCCAACACCACCACGTCGGCGCCTTTTTCAAGGGCCCGGATGACCTGGTCGGCAGATGCCACGCCAAAGTTTGCATATCCCAGCTCAAGTTCCTTGATGGCATTTTTTCCGGTCCCGCCTTCATTTACGGAAACATCCAGCCCTGCTTTTTCAAAAAAGCCGCCGGTATCCGCAATGATGTCACCGGCCACAGAGGTGTTGAACAGCCATTTTAGACGGTAATTAAGCGTATCGCCGGCAAAGGCAGGTGTGAGAGCAAAAAACATCATGCAAAGGACAATAAGTCCTGTCCCGTTTATGGTGTTGGTTTTAAACTTTTTATTCATAACAGATATTCTCCCTTTGGCGCGAACCATTTGGTTTTCATTTGTTCGCCCACGGTTTCCAGAATGCCCTGGTAAACCGAGATAATAATGCCGATGGAAAACAGGGCCACAAGAATGCAGGCAAGATCGCTCTGGTACAGGGCAATGCGTATACTGTAACCGATGCCTTGATCTGCTGCAATAAATTCCGCCACAATGGTGCCGGCCATGGCCAGTGTGGCGGATCCTGAAATCACCGTGGTCAGCTTGTTTAAATTTTCAAAGGCCCTGATCTTGACTTCCAGCTGCCAGCGCATCCGGCCGGTGGCAATGTAAAAATGTTCAATATCTTTTATGGGCGATGCCATGATTCCTAAAACCGACAGCAGCAAAGGGAAATAACAGATCATGGAGGCAATGAGCAGGCGGGATAAAAATCCGTCCCCCAGGAGAATGAAAATAATCGGAGCCAGGGCCACAATGGGATAGGCCTGTATGTTATAGGCCATGACTTTGATAAATGAGCCTGCCCAGGATGATTTGCGGCCGATGATTCCCACCAAAAAGGCCATGAAAATCGAGATCATCTGCCCCAGCACAGTTACGGAAAGGGTATTGAGTACGTCAAAGAAATAGCCGCCGAGCATACGGTGTGCGGTATCAAAGATCACCGCTAAACCGGGGATAACATAATTGGAGAGACCCGCAGCATATTTGACGGTTAAAAGGCCGACAACGCCTATGCAATAGACAATCAGAAACTGGTAGATTCGTCTAAACAGCATTCATAATTTCCAGCATGGACCGGTCAATGGCCTGGGGATCTGAGGTATATCCTGTTTTATAATTTTGACCCTGCACCACGACGGCGCCTTTATTTTTACCCGGATGGCTTAACACCAGGATCTCTTTGCAGAATCGGGCCACTTCCATGAGATTGTGGGAAATATAAAGAAACAGCTTGGCTGGAAACATCTCTTTTATGGATAAGATAATGGTCTCCCGTAAGGCCTCATCCACATTGGCAAGACTTTCGTCTAAAATCAACAGGTCAAAGTCCTGGATAAGGTAGCGGATAAGGTTCATCCGGTTCTGCTGACCCATGGACAACTGGGAAAATCGTGATCCCAAAAGAGATTCAAGCTTGAAAATTTTGACAAGTTCCTTTTTAAGATCTGAATTTTTGGGGGGACACACCTTTTCCAGATGGGTGCCGGTGCTGGACCAGCCGGGCAGACGCTCCTGATTGTAAGAATATAAAATGGTGGTAATGCCTTCATAAATCAAGGCATTGCCACCGGGGCCGCTGCTGCCCCCGGCAAGGATTCTTGCAAAGGAGGTTTTACCGACACCTGATGGCCCGAAAACAGCATTAAATCCCGGAGATGCCATGGAAAAATTAAGATTTTCCAGGACCGGTTT
Encoded here:
- a CDS encoding YajD family HNH nuclease; the encoded protein is MANKKENHIQKVLEEQQSRQAGYRERALKMFPWVCAHCGREFEGKRVKELTIHHKDHNHDNNPPDGSNWELLCIYCHDNEHCRDQVADAYSDEVAGSTSDSWGTTNPFAGLGDMLKGKL
- a CDS encoding helix-turn-helix transcriptional regulator, which codes for MGHTVEQPDIESLVRRNRELEQLEQEHRRMELIFKQQAHNLQERMKEINCLYGISKILEQTGLSLEETFQKVVNIIPPSWQYPEITCAQLLINDQSFRTKNYKNTFWKQQTEIIAYGEPMGILTVCYLEKRPDLDEGAFLAEERSLINAIAEHLGRTIERKMAENELRESRRKLKEQNQQLKEKNIALREVMSQLREEKADLEERVLANVENLLLPLVKKMGDRGSHLDKEYLRLLEENIAQLTSSFGSKIGHFNQRLTPRESEICNMIRAGLGSKEIGKMLNISYRSVETYRNHIRKKLGITNKKINLTSYLSGL
- a CDS encoding PEP/pyruvate-binding domain-containing protein, with amino-acid sequence MDKITEKIKVRPENSHSPGIQVRSILFVSAPYQLPGLKADIHPSPWKITYAVSMEEAAALLGKADFNLVFIEMQTLDHKTEITIQHLKGLCPGLPVILLAPPGHCKNRSLERDADHIFIWSGTPEVFHAMVRFIEDQRCKDTTRRAVLLVEDSLEYASFFLPAVYKGIDTAFPGARPPRLVLAGSHETAMARFRELGNRLECVLSDTRLPWQGREASGAGIDILSTIHREMPELPIMLMSAESANKTRAESIPAPFLDKNAKHLGPNLHEFFRSLTANRPVGGRNTLPKDPYPVQTCPAGFTRIGNGSIGGKARGLAFLAQTLNRRPDLVAVYSEMTVNIPDSLILCTDIFEDFVRDNGLARFTGRPLADLVQAFIDAPLTGEVLGHLQTYLAGTCAPLAVRSSSLLEDAVTHPCAGLYKTYMIPNNHADPDLRLSHLATAVKLVYASAYYKNARAFIRSTTTHPFRDSMAVMIQETAGSRHGDFFYPAISGTAHSLNFYPAANAKADEGVLNLALGLGHTLAQGEQSFRVFPKHPQATPQFSGTRDFLEKTQNRFYALRMTGYPETLCFGICSNLERRDLSQALNEAPVKTLASTYMPLEDRIRDTWYCRGPKVITFAQVLKYGAPPLTALVNDLMTALAHAAGGPIELEFTADLPDRSGGPWKISLLQVRPMSSPRDTSLITRADLDEAVCVSTSALGNGTLDTIRDIIYVNPEVFEGGKTPDMAQQISRINAELAKTNRRFLLAGPGRWGSSDPWLGIPVDWQQISGAGAIVEIRDGTIHADASWGSHFFNTITAHGVPYITVNSGTCDRIDLENLAGCRTVRDEGFIRHMRLNRPLLIKIDGKHSRGVIIDAGKADNDIQDQ
- the gdhA gene encoding NADP-specific glutamate dehydrogenase; the protein is MSEELNKIIAKDPDQKEFHQAVREVLESVQPVLDRNIEYRKAKIIERLAEPERVVMFRVPWMDDTGTVQINRGYRIGMNSAIGPYKGGLRFHPSVNLSILKFLAFEQVFKNALTTLPIGGGKGGSDFDPKGKSDNEVMRFCQSFMSELYRHIGPNTDVPAGDIGVGGREIGYLFGQYKRLTNEFSSVLTGKGLDWGGSLIRPEATGYGAVYFAAEMLATRNGSMEGKTCLVSGSGNVAQYTVEKILDLGGKVVTLSDSSGFIYDETGIDREKLAWVMELKEVRRGRIKEYAEKYPEAVYTETDAALDYNPLWNIKADCAFPSATQNEINAKDGRNLIENGVFLISEGANMPSTPEAVDLFVERKILYAPGKAANAGGVAVSGLEMSQNAVRRAWTREKVDRRLHAIMQSIHKSCVDACDEYGEKGNYVAGANIAGFTKVVNAMLDQGLV
- a CDS encoding tetratricopeptide repeat protein, whose product is MDKNQLKALAVKYCLEDLTDSSKPGTFLSNLIRRLELAPDFIPEITKEYLEKAKLKSLLRYACKQLSFDEYLENARSEQKKRVKQETIKAEKNRKRTLVKRLFQKYDLPVSSVEKADYQKLKTIIEKVDQGSRLDQKEIIWLMIARKGNYYGYYTHRLREKYHKNEADFFSMEFKKTKNPWDAINASSHFRKCGQSKKANTFLEKINDTILKTKKVNSAFKTTFGGVKRDLKEFDEALSFGNQAHILTPNNFRPCTLLGAVNMELGKYEEGQSWYEKARKLGAPQKLIDDDLRSILMRSDKSKRKDLAKFLYKNDPDRYSWVKNILNSSQSSKINSITDKIDSDAQ